From Synoicihabitans lomoniglobus, the proteins below share one genomic window:
- a CDS encoding SDR family NAD(P)-dependent oxidoreductase, protein MDLALSGKRALITGGSVGIGLAVAHALAAEGVHIAICARNGDRAQAAADAIAQTHGVETLALPADVAQAADINHLVTALTSAWDGIDILINNAGTGSEEKILTAPDDKWQYYWDLHVMAAVRLSRALAPTMKTRGGGAIINNASICATQPLYYEPIYNTTKSALVMFSKCLANELIPDDIRVNTINPGLVLTPDWRKTAGILTEGTDRTADDYLNQIAEDNTPIKRFASPEEVANFFVFLCSPKASYCVGSTYYVDGGWLKVTQ, encoded by the coding sequence ATGGACCTAGCACTTTCCGGAAAACGCGCCCTCATCACGGGCGGCAGCGTGGGCATTGGCCTCGCCGTCGCACATGCTCTCGCCGCCGAGGGCGTGCACATCGCCATTTGCGCCCGCAATGGTGATCGCGCCCAGGCCGCCGCCGACGCCATCGCGCAAACACACGGCGTCGAAACGCTCGCCCTCCCAGCCGACGTGGCCCAAGCCGCCGACATCAATCATCTCGTCACCGCGCTCACCTCCGCATGGGACGGCATCGACATCCTCATCAACAACGCCGGCACCGGCTCCGAGGAAAAGATCCTTACCGCGCCCGACGACAAGTGGCAGTATTACTGGGACCTGCACGTCATGGCCGCCGTGCGTCTCTCCCGCGCCCTCGCCCCCACCATGAAAACTCGCGGCGGCGGCGCGATCATCAACAACGCCTCCATCTGCGCGACGCAACCGCTCTACTACGAGCCGATCTACAATACCACCAAGTCGGCCTTGGTGATGTTCTCCAAGTGCCTCGCCAACGAACTCATTCCCGACGACATTCGCGTGAACACCATCAACCCCGGCCTCGTCCTCACCCCCGATTGGCGCAAGACCGCCGGCATCCTCACCGAGGGCACCGACCGCACCGCCGACGACTACCTCAACCAAATCGCCGAGGACAACACCCCCATCAAGCGCTTCGCCTCGCCCGAAGAGGTCGCCAACTTCTTCGTCTTCCTCTGTTCGCCCAAAGCGAGCTACTGCGTCGGTTCCACCTACTACGTCGACGGTGGCTGGCTCAAGGTCACCCAGTGA
- a CDS encoding TatD family hydrolase, with product MLYDAHNHLHFAEFAPYLEAVLPELTAINLGGIVANGTHPDDDWDDVAALAQRFDWVRPSYGIHPWDCGIRPSDWQAKFTARLESDPRAAVGEIGIDQAMLDREPSPGQARRAPMDEQCAVFQWQFNWAAAHDRPASIHCVRAVGTLLDVLKQSARPARGFLLHAYSGSAEMVPEFVELGAYFSFNTSFLDPRRKRQHAAFRAIPADRLLVETDAPATPPPASAGPYLLDPPPPPTWSNHPANLRLAYDYLAELRQIPVAELEDTVATNFTRLFG from the coding sequence ATGCTCTACGACGCGCACAATCATCTCCATTTCGCCGAATTCGCGCCTTATCTCGAAGCCGTTCTGCCCGAGCTAACGGCGATCAATCTCGGCGGCATTGTAGCCAATGGCACGCATCCCGACGACGATTGGGACGATGTCGCCGCGCTCGCGCAGCGTTTTGATTGGGTGCGCCCGAGCTACGGTATTCATCCGTGGGACTGCGGTATCCGTCCCTCCGACTGGCAGGCCAAATTCACGGCCCGTCTCGAGAGCGATCCTCGCGCCGCCGTCGGCGAGATCGGCATCGATCAAGCCATGCTCGACCGGGAACCATCGCCGGGCCAAGCCCGACGCGCGCCCATGGATGAGCAATGCGCCGTGTTCCAATGGCAGTTCAACTGGGCGGCGGCCCACGACCGCCCCGCCAGCATCCATTGCGTGCGCGCCGTCGGCACACTCCTGGATGTGCTGAAGCAATCCGCCCGCCCTGCCCGGGGTTTCTTGCTTCACGCCTACAGCGGCTCCGCCGAAATGGTGCCCGAATTCGTGGAATTGGGGGCCTACTTTTCTTTCAACACCTCCTTCCTCGATCCGCGCCGAAAACGCCAACATGCGGCGTTCCGCGCCATTCCCGCCGATCGCTTGCTGGTCGAGACCGACGCCCCGGCCACCCCGCCGCCCGCCTCCGCAGGTCCTTACCTGCTCGACCCACCACCGCCGCCCACCTGGTCCAACCACCCCGCCAACCTGCGGCTCGCTTACGATTATCTGGCCGAACTGCGCCAGATCCCCGTCGCCGAATTGGAGGACACTGTCGCCACCAACTTCACGCGACTCTTCGGCTGA
- a CDS encoding SufE family protein translates to MTVRDLQHQLIEDYGFIENRQERLGAIVDAARTQPTFSEDERNETHLVPGCTSRVWLIGEYTEGVCRFRSDCDSPMVRGLVALLCKSYDGVAPADAASTASAVLEELGVTRDLSPTRQNGLAAVRQRIAALARGWM, encoded by the coding sequence ATGACCGTCCGCGATCTCCAACACCAACTCATCGAAGACTACGGTTTCATCGAAAATCGCCAGGAACGCCTCGGCGCCATCGTCGACGCCGCCCGCACCCAGCCCACCTTCTCCGAGGATGAACGCAACGAGACCCATCTCGTGCCCGGCTGCACGTCCCGCGTGTGGTTGATAGGTGAATACACCGAGGGCGTGTGCCGCTTTCGCTCCGATTGTGACTCGCCCATGGTGCGCGGTCTGGTGGCATTGCTGTGCAAGTCCTACGACGGCGTCGCCCCAGCCGACGCCGCCTCGACCGCCTCGGCAGTGCTGGAGGAATTGGGTGTGACCCGCGACCTTTCCCCCACCCGCCAAAACGGTCTCGCCGCCGTGCGCCAACGCATCGCTGCGCTCGCCCGCGGCTGGATGTAA
- a CDS encoding tetratricopeptide repeat protein, producing MSGLSRGQNVATDPALPPLMGTAEAPGDPVPGFAREGAARRALEMGFPSVATRLYAELVAAATDPVERDRLILDGVMALFEADRIDEAATAMLDLSVPNGPRSRLRRGLIAMARGDVAGADAALVPGMAATLPVNERAWFHYLVGAIAGARDEPQLARRAYANAIAAATSGLQRARFELADLRSSWHVSQPTPEQASRLLRRWQEYEGEQIGYDSAKRYAAVVAALGDKATAISFLQNQILVLRGGQVAQRDDFRLLLGLIAGADNDMGRNALLRLLAEGAGREKQRIALRMLVEGSSDDAQRANLRNEISQLLAETEAHPIEQDLLLFRAQLTPDTTAATRDALSLLERFPASDLRPTALSILVGAAWDSGRYRTAAGYAAQARRELPAGEREVRAQMGLLQAEAFFRGDDFRSAADAYAAALDELPSGVAAGDVVFQEVLARIADNQLTAAATRIDLLATDPRFDVINRWQAEWNLARAMQAQGRAADAYDRVNQLMAELGAGRAVIPDALAVRIAWLQARLALEAGEPEQTLTRAPEVRRRVGSVSPELREEVLSSMQLLEAEAYFALGRHDEALSTLQALRAEHANTEAAVYSYIAEANAQAAQGLLVEAQRLLTELVSTYRDNRYAPFALYQSALMAEGRREDIYLREAIEKIEELVTRYPQSDLVFYARFKQGDLLRKLNEWGSARQAYELIINQYPQHEDVRAAQMALADTMKAQAGVNDRSLKDSAAAIYERLRDLATAPMELRIEAGFKSGHLLSERGRWERAAETWWQVVDEFLLENNDPAALGTRGRYWLARTLRYLGELFERQGRWEEARRSYAVMRDRGLSQAGWAEAQLERLGVRGTVETTTGR from the coding sequence ATGAGCGGGTTGAGTCGTGGCCAGAATGTGGCCACGGATCCGGCGTTGCCGCCCTTGATGGGAACGGCGGAAGCGCCCGGCGATCCGGTTCCCGGTTTCGCGCGGGAAGGGGCGGCGCGACGCGCCTTGGAAATGGGGTTTCCGAGTGTGGCCACACGGCTTTATGCGGAGTTGGTCGCGGCCGCGACAGATCCGGTCGAGCGCGACCGACTCATTCTGGACGGGGTGATGGCGCTTTTTGAGGCCGATCGCATCGATGAGGCGGCGACGGCGATGTTGGATTTGTCGGTGCCAAACGGGCCGCGTTCGCGCTTGCGGCGCGGATTGATTGCGATGGCGCGAGGGGATGTGGCCGGGGCGGATGCGGCCCTGGTGCCGGGGATGGCGGCGACGTTGCCGGTCAATGAGCGGGCGTGGTTTCACTATCTGGTGGGGGCGATCGCCGGTGCCCGGGATGAGCCACAGTTGGCGCGTCGAGCCTACGCAAATGCGATCGCGGCGGCGACCTCGGGATTGCAGCGAGCCCGGTTTGAGTTGGCCGATCTGCGTTCGAGCTGGCACGTCAGTCAGCCGACGCCCGAACAGGCATCGCGACTCCTGCGACGTTGGCAGGAATACGAAGGTGAGCAGATCGGTTACGACTCGGCCAAGCGCTATGCGGCGGTGGTGGCGGCGCTCGGTGACAAGGCGACGGCGATTTCATTTCTACAAAACCAAATTCTGGTGCTGAGAGGTGGCCAAGTGGCGCAACGGGACGATTTTCGGTTGCTGCTCGGGTTGATCGCCGGAGCCGATAACGACATGGGGCGCAATGCCTTGCTGCGCCTGCTGGCCGAAGGGGCGGGGCGGGAAAAACAACGCATCGCGCTGCGAATGTTGGTGGAAGGTTCGAGTGACGACGCGCAGCGTGCGAACTTACGGAATGAAATCAGCCAGTTGCTGGCGGAAACCGAGGCACACCCGATCGAGCAGGACTTGTTGCTGTTTCGCGCCCAGTTGACCCCGGACACCACGGCGGCGACGCGCGATGCCCTGAGTTTGTTGGAGCGGTTCCCGGCCTCGGATTTGCGGCCGACGGCGCTGAGTATTCTGGTGGGGGCGGCGTGGGATTCGGGGCGTTATCGCACGGCGGCGGGATATGCCGCCCAGGCGCGGCGGGAGCTCCCGGCCGGGGAACGCGAAGTGCGCGCGCAGATGGGACTGTTGCAAGCGGAGGCATTTTTTCGCGGCGACGATTTTCGCAGCGCGGCCGACGCCTACGCGGCGGCGCTGGACGAACTGCCGTCCGGGGTGGCGGCCGGGGATGTGGTTTTCCAGGAGGTGCTGGCTCGGATTGCAGATAATCAACTGACGGCGGCGGCGACACGGATCGATCTATTGGCAACGGATCCGCGTTTCGATGTGATCAACCGCTGGCAGGCGGAGTGGAATCTGGCGAGGGCGATGCAGGCGCAAGGGCGGGCAGCGGACGCCTACGACCGGGTCAATCAGTTGATGGCGGAATTGGGGGCGGGACGCGCCGTCATCCCGGACGCGCTCGCGGTGCGGATCGCGTGGTTGCAGGCCCGACTGGCCTTGGAGGCGGGGGAGCCGGAGCAGACTTTGACGCGGGCACCGGAAGTGCGCCGACGGGTCGGGTCGGTTTCGCCGGAACTGCGCGAGGAAGTCCTATCGTCGATGCAGTTGTTGGAAGCCGAGGCGTATTTCGCGCTGGGGCGCCATGATGAGGCGCTCAGCACTCTGCAGGCGTTGCGCGCCGAGCATGCCAACACGGAGGCGGCGGTTTATTCCTACATCGCGGAAGCCAATGCGCAGGCGGCGCAAGGGCTGCTGGTGGAGGCCCAGCGTTTGTTGACCGAGTTGGTCAGCACGTATCGAGATAATCGTTACGCACCGTTTGCGCTCTATCAATCGGCGCTCATGGCCGAGGGCCGGCGGGAGGATATTTACCTGCGCGAGGCGATTGAGAAGATTGAGGAATTGGTGACGCGGTATCCGCAGAGCGACCTGGTGTTTTATGCGCGATTCAAACAGGGTGATCTGTTGCGGAAACTCAATGAATGGGGCTCGGCCCGCCAGGCCTACGAGTTGATCATCAATCAATATCCGCAGCACGAGGATGTGCGCGCCGCCCAAATGGCACTGGCCGACACCATGAAGGCGCAGGCGGGCGTAAACGACCGTTCGCTCAAGGACAGTGCGGCGGCGATTTACGAGCGATTGCGGGACTTGGCGACCGCGCCGATGGAGTTGCGGATCGAGGCCGGGTTCAAGTCCGGTCACCTGCTCTCGGAACGAGGCCGGTGGGAACGAGCGGCCGAGACCTGGTGGCAAGTCGTGGATGAATTTTTGTTGGAAAACAACGATCCGGCGGCACTGGGCACCCGCGGCCGCTATTGGTTGGCGCGGACGTTGCGCTACCTGGGGGAATTGTTTGAGCGTCAGGGACGGTGGGAAGAGGCGCGTCGGTCGTATGCCGTCATGCGGGATAGGGGACTTTCGCAAGCGGGCTGGGCGGAGGCGCAACTCGAACGCCTCGGGGTGCGCGGCACGGTGGAAACCACGACGGGTCGTTGA
- a CDS encoding MotA/TolQ/ExbB proton channel family protein — MGDFEFSLLARGGPMMIVLLVMAVVGLVLFVERTLYLHRGQIRSTAFVDGIKNILGKRRVLEALTVCEETPGPVAAVVKAALMHVHDDELKMRFAVQEAGVVEIPALERRLGAIAAIAQVAPLVGLLGTVLGMATTFYTFMTGGTEYATASALSDGMWQALLVTIGSLTIAIPAHLGYHFLHGRVRAIVRDIEWAGNEIMRYLQTEYRETGEAEGNARPAPETDLES, encoded by the coding sequence ATGGGCGATTTTGAATTCAGTTTATTGGCGCGGGGCGGTCCGATGATGATCGTGTTGCTCGTCATGGCGGTGGTGGGGCTGGTGTTGTTTGTGGAGCGCACGCTTTACCTGCATCGGGGGCAGATTCGCTCCACGGCTTTTGTGGACGGGATCAAAAACATCCTTGGGAAGCGGCGGGTGCTGGAAGCGCTCACGGTGTGTGAAGAGACCCCCGGTCCGGTGGCGGCCGTGGTCAAGGCCGCCCTGATGCACGTCCACGATGACGAGTTGAAAATGCGTTTCGCGGTGCAGGAAGCCGGGGTGGTGGAGATTCCCGCCCTGGAACGACGACTGGGGGCGATCGCCGCGATCGCGCAGGTGGCCCCGTTGGTGGGTTTGCTGGGCACGGTGCTGGGAATGGCGACGACGTTTTATACCTTCATGACGGGAGGAACCGAATACGCCACGGCCAGTGCGCTCTCGGATGGCATGTGGCAGGCGCTGCTGGTGACCATTGGCAGCCTGACCATTGCCATCCCGGCCCATCTGGGATACCACTTTCTCCACGGTCGCGTGCGGGCGATCGTGCGCGACATCGAATGGGCGGGCAACGAGATCATGCGGTATCTCCAAACTGAATACCGCGAAACCGGCGAGGCCGAAGGGAATGCCCGTCCCGCCCCGGAAACGGACCTCGAATCATGA
- a CDS encoding ExbD/TolR family protein: protein MITRPLDLASRLRPPPRSMDAVFYANVVLLGLFFAFFGSRFVLSPGVALLQTDFAMPASMDATVAAVSTTAVISVLGPDMVFTDAGRMTYAELALWLPGQVARGGEAESRLLVRADARVSARDLMRLSDLARGAGFSGVQLALESKPANAFGPNP, encoded by the coding sequence ATGATCACGCGACCGTTGGATTTGGCCTCCCGGCTGCGGCCGCCCCCGCGGTCGATGGACGCCGTGTTTTACGCCAACGTTGTGCTGTTGGGATTGTTTTTCGCCTTCTTCGGCTCGCGGTTTGTGCTTTCACCCGGAGTGGCGCTGTTGCAGACGGATTTCGCCATGCCGGCATCGATGGATGCCACCGTCGCGGCCGTGAGCACCACGGCGGTAATCAGTGTGCTGGGGCCGGACATGGTGTTCACCGATGCGGGCCGGATGACCTATGCCGAACTGGCGCTATGGTTGCCCGGACAGGTGGCGCGGGGCGGGGAGGCGGAGTCCCGGTTACTGGTGCGGGCGGATGCGCGAGTTTCGGCCCGCGATCTGATGCGACTGTCGGACCTCGCCCGTGGGGCGGGTTTTTCCGGCGTGCAGTTGGCCTTGGAGAGCAAGCCAGCGAATGCATTTGGTCCGAACCCTTGA